A single genomic interval of Helianthus annuus cultivar XRQ/B chromosome 13, HanXRQr2.0-SUNRISE, whole genome shotgun sequence harbors:
- the LOC110902624 gene encoding uncharacterized protein LOC110902624 translates to MRDFFRDFEGYQVFFFVHLYLHLLSPKSFQLPLTVLSKICEYLHFYFKSFSTGTTSSPWPPPAPPRLHGHHCHHLFFSCKIRKYVFFVVCISLLDGGCDAPRTRGRRSWGSTKSGSFSERDARDRRGSPKESKGESKKSKASQDGQSGGGGVSLTFDRDVTYTPVGEPSDLFSREAGLYMWRTIPFDRMGWGKVPTPYKDTVMNHLKENFNFDEVEQYLEARDLKGGIRQVLMKRYSDRKNYAQREFRDNGGYDDVESARAHHPKDMPYDNWLRTIDHLLDPKYIARSEANTRVCQLQKFPNRRGTSSYSSTAYKNV, encoded by the exons ATGAGGGACTTTTTTAGAGATTTTGAAGGTTATCAAGTGTT tttttttgtacacctctacctCCACCTACTTTCCCCCAAATCTTTTCAGCTCCCTCTCACAGTTCTCTCCAAAATCTGCGAATATCTTCATTTCTACTTTAAATCG TTCTCCACCGGCACCACCTCGTCTCCATGGCCACCACCGGCACCACCTCGTCTCCACGGCCACCACTGTCACCACCTCTTCTTCTCGTGCAAAATAAG GAAATATGTTTTCTTTGTGGTTTGTATTTCTTTACTTGATGGCGGATGTGATGCCCCGAGGACACGGGGGAGACGGAGCTGGGGATCCACCAAATCCGGATCCTTTTCGGAGAGGGACGCACGAGACAGACG CGGTTCCCCCAAGGAGAGTAAGGGGGAAAGCAAAAAATCAAAAGCTTCGCAGGATGGTCaaagcgggggggggggggtatctcTTACATTCGATAGGGATGTAACGTATACCCCCGTTGGTGAACCGAGCGACTTATTTTCACGCGAGGCGGGTTTGTACATGTGGCGGACCATCCCTTTCGATAGAATGGGTTGGGGGAAAGTTCCGACTCCTTATAAGGATACCGTCATGAACCACCTAAAG GAGAATTTCAATTTCGATGAAGTTGAACAGTATTTGGAGGCGCGCGACTTAAAAGGCGGCATTAGACAAGTTCTTATGAAGCGGTACTCCGACCGCAAGAACTACGCTCAGAGAGAATTTCGTGATAATGGAGGTTATGACGATGTCGAAAGTGCAAGGGCACACCACCCCAAGGATATGCCTTATGACAACTGGTTGAGAACCATTGATCACCTCTTGGACCCCAAATATATTGCAAGAAGTGAGGCAAACACAAGAGTCTGCcaacttcaaaaattcccaaACCGTAGGGGTACATCATCATACAGTAGCACCGCCTACAAAAAT GTTTGA